A section of the Chryseobacterium scophthalmum genome encodes:
- a CDS encoding lytic transglycosylase domain-containing protein, whose protein sequence is MKPNFKNIILSAAFLSCSHFVNAQFLAASDTSESSVRKYKNIIEANKEVVTFIEFSMVEKGLPKHLRNLALIESHFNRNITSHAGAVGVWQFMTAHANQYGLTEDRRNDLYRSTKTAAVSLKNLYKKYNNWVTVVAAYNCGEGNIAKAMQAANSTQYHVFSKYLPAETINHVKKYLNACYATGELPAVLANYNDARTISLLNSRKTYSQEIALSETEINAGFNLTVIANELKIKMDDLLSWNPGIKDELDSKGESTFYLPTDLMPDFLMKKNAILSKSIRTK, encoded by the coding sequence ATGAAACCAAATTTCAAAAATATCATTTTAAGCGCTGCGTTCCTGAGTTGTTCACATTTTGTGAATGCGCAGTTTCTTGCAGCATCAGATACTTCTGAAAGCAGCGTGAGAAAATACAAGAATATCATAGAAGCCAACAAGGAAGTTGTTACTTTTATTGAATTTTCTATGGTTGAAAAAGGCTTACCAAAACATTTGAGAAATTTAGCTTTAATTGAATCCCACTTCAATCGAAACATCACTTCACATGCAGGAGCTGTAGGAGTTTGGCAGTTTATGACCGCTCACGCCAATCAATACGGATTAACAGAAGATCGTAGAAACGATTTGTACAGAAGTACAAAAACAGCTGCAGTTTCATTGAAAAACTTATACAAAAAATACAACAATTGGGTAACTGTTGTTGCTGCTTATAATTGTGGAGAAGGGAATATTGCCAAAGCAATGCAGGCTGCCAATTCTACGCAGTATCATGTTTTTTCCAAATATTTGCCTGCAGAAACCATCAACCATGTCAAGAAATATCTCAATGCGTGTTACGCAACCGGAGAACTTCCTGCCGTTTTAGCCAATTATAATGATGCAAGAACGATATCTCTTCTGAATTCAAGGAAGACATATTCTCAGGAAATTGCTTTGTCAGAAACGGAAATTAATGCAGGATTTAATCTTACGGTTATTGCAAATGAATTAAAAATTAAAATGGACGACCTTCTTTCATGGAACCCCGGAATTAAAGATGAATTGGATTCAAAAGGAGAAAGTACTTTTTATCTTCCTACCGATTTAATGCCCGATTTTTTAATGAAAAAAAATGCAATTCTTTCTAAGTCGATACGTACAAAATGA
- a CDS encoding choice-of-anchor L domain-containing protein codes for MLNGRLQYLLLVLMLLGNFTFSQQRKIDKSTSKPSNLTMKAGAFIDVNTANYAESSYSITQLVKDVLIAGGSTCSTANVSNVVVSPNLAVGDQTRSWGFFNKGTTNFPFEKGIVLSTGYAKNSGNVYQVGALSDELPTQGDVDLAAALGISNNLLKDASYIEFDFIPTATEVKFRYLFASEEYFGDYPCYYTDGFALLLKPNTPGSTYTNLAVLPGSAGAVNVKNIRPGTQFNGSPLICGALNASYFGGYNTSSIETNFSGRTIPLTAQATVVPGQSYHFKMVLADNQDFRYDSGVFLEAGSFDIGVQILGAGGVQLPASINVCDNAPQTFTASTQVPNATYIWYLNNGVIPGATSASYTATQPGVYKVEVMFPGSSCPGSATVTIVGGTSPTVQNATLTSCYGPGNVNFNLTSAQATISTTPGATFSYYVNQADANAGNTSTIATPTTFSSAGNQTIYVLVKNGFCSKVAELQLIKASEITATIATPAALTCTNTQVTLNASASVYPAGSTFAWTTTGGNIVSGTNTLNPVVNLAGTYTLTITNTYQPGSVVCTGTANVTVLGNSTPPTTTLTASKILICAGETVTLTAAGGTTYTWTGLTGTGNTQTVTPTTTTTYTVTAQGANGCTSTAPATITIEVSQPITVQNATLLRCYQQGNITYDLTSAEPQMTNVGTATFAYYVLQADANAGNGNTIAAPTTFQSAGNQTIYVLVKNGGCSYVVTLQLLTTAVTNLTIAAPQTITCAVPQITLNATASTVPAGSTILWTTAGGNIVSGANTLNPIVNAGGAYTLTVTNVTQPGNLTCNFTATVNVVEDKVLPVVTLTSSFAQICPGESVTLTAAGGVTYTWANLTGNGNTQVVSPATTTTYSVTATGANGCVSAAPATITIIVGPPTAFIAASKGKICAGESVTLTASGGFTYNWTGLPGNGNTQVVTPTVTTTYEVFALGGNGCVSTTPAKITIEVVPAIVSTLADVYVCAGDPATLDAGAGPNYTYLWNTGATTQTITTNVPGSYSVEISNGTCSRLFTAQIINPDLPQFTNVVYDKEMLTITASNPSGGVLEYSIDGGVNWQTSNIFYNVLKNTSYNLMVRKQGAKCGNSLEFFTFVLNNAITPNNDGANDYIDFNGIIGYKNFAASIFDRYGAELFKADKSNTRWNGSLKGINLPTGTYWYRVQWENPASKKLELKSGWILLKNRD; via the coding sequence ATGTTAAATGGTAGATTACAATATTTGCTTCTTGTTTTGATGCTTCTGGGTAATTTCACTTTTTCCCAACAGAGAAAAATAGATAAAAGTACCAGTAAGCCATCAAACCTCACGATGAAAGCAGGAGCATTTATTGATGTCAATACAGCAAATTATGCAGAATCATCTTACAGTATAACGCAATTGGTGAAAGATGTGCTTATTGCAGGAGGTTCTACATGCTCTACTGCAAATGTTTCCAATGTAGTGGTTTCTCCAAATCTTGCAGTAGGTGATCAAACGAGAAGTTGGGGGTTTTTTAATAAAGGAACCACCAATTTTCCTTTTGAGAAAGGTATTGTACTTAGTACCGGATATGCCAAAAACTCTGGAAATGTTTATCAAGTAGGTGCATTAAGTGATGAACTTCCGACCCAGGGCGATGTTGATTTGGCAGCCGCATTAGGAATTTCTAATAATTTGTTAAAAGATGCTAGTTATATAGAATTTGACTTTATTCCGACAGCAACTGAAGTTAAGTTTAGATATCTATTTGCATCCGAAGAATATTTTGGTGACTACCCTTGTTATTATACAGATGGTTTTGCATTATTATTAAAGCCCAATACACCTGGCTCCACCTATACAAACTTAGCTGTTTTACCTGGTAGCGCAGGTGCTGTTAACGTCAAAAATATTCGTCCAGGAACACAATTTAATGGTTCTCCATTGATTTGTGGAGCTTTGAACGCTTCGTATTTTGGAGGTTATAATACATCAAGTATAGAAACTAATTTTAGTGGTAGAACTATTCCATTGACAGCACAAGCAACAGTAGTTCCAGGACAATCATATCATTTTAAAATGGTTTTGGCAGATAATCAGGACTTTAGATATGATTCTGGGGTCTTCCTTGAAGCCGGTTCTTTCGATATTGGAGTGCAGATTTTAGGTGCAGGAGGAGTACAATTACCTGCATCAATAAATGTTTGTGATAATGCTCCACAGACTTTTACAGCATCTACTCAGGTTCCGAATGCTACCTATATTTGGTATTTAAATAATGGTGTGATTCCTGGTGCAACCAGTGCTTCTTATACAGCTACACAACCGGGAGTTTATAAAGTTGAGGTTATGTTTCCTGGTAGCTCATGTCCAGGTTCAGCTACAGTAACGATTGTTGGAGGAACTTCTCCAACGGTTCAGAACGCAACATTGACGAGTTGTTACGGACCAGGAAATGTCAATTTTAATTTGACATCGGCTCAAGCAACGATTAGTACAACTCCGGGAGCTACTTTTTCATATTATGTAAATCAGGCCGATGCAAATGCCGGAAATACAAGTACGATAGCAACTCCAACTACTTTTTCAAGTGCAGGAAACCAAACTATTTACGTATTGGTGAAAAATGGTTTCTGTTCTAAAGTAGCGGAACTTCAATTGATAAAGGCTTCAGAGATTACAGCTACTATTGCAACACCAGCAGCTTTAACATGCACCAATACTCAGGTAACACTTAACGCTTCGGCGTCAGTTTATCCGGCTGGTTCTACCTTTGCATGGACAACCACCGGAGGTAATATTGTATCGGGTACGAATACTTTAAATCCAGTAGTTAATTTAGCAGGAACGTATACTTTAACGATTACAAATACATATCAACCAGGCAGTGTAGTTTGTACAGGTACAGCGAATGTGACGGTTTTAGGCAATAGTACTCCGCCAACCACAACGCTGACTGCAAGCAAAATTTTGATTTGTGCAGGTGAAACGGTAACACTTACTGCAGCAGGTGGTACTACTTATACTTGGACTGGACTTACCGGAACGGGAAATACACAAACAGTAACTCCTACAACAACTACAACTTATACCGTTACCGCACAAGGAGCAAACGGATGTACTTCTACAGCGCCTGCAACAATAACAATTGAGGTTTCACAACCTATAACTGTACAGAATGCAACGCTTTTAAGATGTTATCAGCAAGGAAATATCACTTATGATTTAACATCTGCAGAACCACAGATGACCAATGTAGGAACTGCAACTTTTGCTTATTATGTGCTTCAAGCAGATGCTAATGCAGGAAATGGGAATACGATTGCTGCACCTACAACATTTCAAAGTGCAGGAAATCAAACTATTTATGTATTAGTTAAAAACGGAGGTTGTAGCTATGTCGTAACTTTACAGTTATTGACAACAGCTGTTACCAATTTAACAATAGCTGCTCCGCAAACAATTACTTGTGCTGTTCCTCAAATTACGCTTAATGCAACTGCATCTACAGTTCCAGCAGGCTCAACAATTTTGTGGACAACTGCAGGTGGAAATATTGTTTCAGGAGCTAATACTTTAAACCCGATAGTTAATGCAGGAGGAGCATATACATTAACAGTGACTAATGTTACTCAACCAGGAAATCTAACATGTAATTTTACAGCAACAGTAAACGTTGTTGAAGATAAAGTTTTACCTGTAGTTACTTTAACATCTTCTTTTGCACAGATTTGTCCTGGTGAATCTGTAACGCTTACAGCTGCAGGTGGAGTAACATATACTTGGGCAAATTTAACAGGGAATGGAAATACACAAGTTGTTTCGCCAGCAACTACTACAACGTATTCTGTAACTGCCACAGGAGCAAATGGATGTGTTTCTGCAGCTCCGGCAACAATTACTATTATTGTAGGACCTCCAACAGCGTTTATAGCGGCTTCTAAAGGGAAAATTTGTGCAGGTGAATCTGTAACATTAACAGCAAGTGGCGGATTTACTTATAACTGGACAGGTCTTCCCGGAAATGGAAATACACAAGTTGTAACTCCTACAGTTACTACAACATACGAAGTTTTTGCACTGGGTGGAAATGGTTGTGTATCAACTACACCAGCTAAAATTACCATTGAAGTTGTTCCGGCAATAGTTTCTACGTTAGCAGACGTTTACGTTTGCGCCGGAGATCCAGCAACATTGGATGCAGGTGCGGGTCCAAATTATACTTACTTATGGAATACAGGTGCAACTACACAAACTATCACAACGAATGTTCCGGGATCTTATTCTGTGGAAATAAGCAATGGTACCTGTTCTAGATTGTTTACTGCACAGATCATCAATCCTGATCTTCCTCAATTTACGAATGTAGTTTACGATAAGGAAATGCTTACCATTACGGCTTCAAATCCTAGTGGTGGAGTTTTAGAATATTCTATTGATGGTGGTGTAAATTGGCAGACTTCAAACATATTTTACAATGTATTAAAAAATACGAGTTATAATTTAATGGTAAGAAAACAAGGTGCTAAATGTGGTAATTCTTTAGAGTTCTTTACTTTTGTTTTAAATAATGCTATTACTCCAAATAATGATGGAGCAAATGATTATATTGATTTTAATGGAATTATCGGATATAAAAACTTTGCCGCTTCAATATTTGATAGATATGGTGCAGAATTATTTAAAGCTGATAAATCAAACACTCGATGGAATGGTTCTCTAAAAGGTATTAATTTACCAACAGGAACGTATTGGTATCGCGTACAATGGGAAAACCCGGCGAGTAAAAAATTAGAATTAAAATCCGGATGGATTCTTTTAAAGAATAGAGATTAA
- a CDS encoding aspartyl protease family protein, protein MYKLFLFFILFLSFTKNQAQELSIPFEIIEGFPIVHVSVDGKNHQFVFDTGAFMTCINSEVFPNLPVSKTIENIGGIGSERKSINAVNFSFNFSNQNYTNQEVLYTDLSSFSKMSCTNLKISGIIGRDIMENYIVEINPDKKKIVFHTLSTFNENHLIGFTKIKLQKTSAPYLPITIEKQKRYVQFDTGSNGGLSTTNYKLENYIKTAQHISYKSKGSSIGIHGVNNDEDIHYKVYNSPLEVGNLAVKNQVFKTSKNDFNNMGFDFSKQFISYLDLKNHKLFIKQVNQNTESINDTALHNLGFSVNYNVEKEKNMITILSTRVENLVLGDTLISINGETPPKNNCEMYSFLRKFFGSKMKIVIERNNKTKEIEIESV, encoded by the coding sequence ATGTACAAACTTTTCTTATTCTTTATTCTATTTCTATCTTTTACAAAAAACCAGGCACAGGAATTATCAATTCCATTTGAAATTATAGAAGGATTTCCTATTGTTCATGTCTCGGTAGACGGGAAAAATCATCAATTTGTTTTTGATACCGGAGCATTTATGACATGCATAAACTCAGAAGTTTTCCCCAATCTTCCTGTTTCAAAAACTATTGAGAACATAGGAGGAATTGGCAGTGAAAGAAAATCAATCAATGCTGTGAATTTTTCTTTTAATTTTTCAAATCAAAACTACACTAACCAAGAAGTTCTTTATACCGATTTAAGTTCATTCTCAAAAATGAGTTGTACGAACTTAAAAATAAGTGGAATTATTGGACGAGATATAATGGAAAACTATATAGTGGAAATTAATCCTGACAAAAAAAAAATTGTCTTTCATACTCTTTCAACATTTAATGAAAATCATCTTATTGGTTTTACAAAAATTAAACTTCAAAAAACTTCAGCTCCATATCTTCCTATAACAATAGAAAAACAGAAACGTTATGTCCAGTTTGATACCGGAAGCAACGGAGGATTAAGTACTACAAATTATAAGCTTGAGAACTATATCAAAACAGCACAACACATTTCCTATAAAAGTAAAGGAAGTAGTATTGGAATACATGGCGTTAATAATGATGAAGATATACATTACAAAGTTTACAATTCTCCATTAGAGGTAGGAAACCTCGCTGTAAAAAATCAGGTTTTTAAAACATCAAAAAATGATTTTAATAATATGGGATTTGATTTTAGCAAACAGTTTATTTCTTATTTAGATTTAAAAAATCACAAGCTTTTTATAAAACAGGTAAATCAGAATACTGAAAGTATTAATGATACAGCTCTGCATAATCTAGGATTTTCTGTCAATTATAATGTTGAGAAAGAAAAAAATATGATAACAATACTTTCTACAAGAGTCGAGAATTTGGTTCTAGGTGATACTTTGATAAGTATTAATGGTGAAACACCTCCAAAAAACAATTGTGAAATGTACTCTTTTCTAAGAAAATTTTTCGGTTCGAAAATGAAAATCGTTATTGAGCGGAATAATAAAACAAAAGAAATTGAAATAGAATCTGTTTAA
- a CDS encoding cation:proton antiporter, producing the protein MGKYRNIIFYVATIIFFSALMYWFFVEGKTLEIGENIPPSKITGNTMWENFTDSFLSNLHHPLALLLAQIVTIILVAKLFGWICVKLKQPSVIGEMIAGIVLGPSLFGLYFPELSAFIFPKESLGNLQFLSQIGLILFMYIVGMELDLSVLRKKAHDAVVISHASIIIPFALGVGLSYFIYKEFAPEGIQFSSFALFIAIAMSITAFPVLARIVQERNLHKTKIGTVVITCAAADDITAWCILAAVIAVVKAGSFSGSIFVIIMAIVYVFIMIKAVRPFLHRIAESQKGKGFISKALVAVFFLILIISSYATEVIGIHALFGAFMAGAIMPENVKFRNLFIEKIEDVALVLLLPLFFVFTGLRTQVGLLNDPHLWKIGGFIILTAVIGKFVGSALTAKFLKLSWKDSLTIGALMNTRGLTELIVLNIGYDLGVLGPELFTMLVIMALFTTFMTGPCLDIINYFFKGKKSSLEEEEHDENDSKYRVLLSFETPESGSTLLKLADNLTHKMNGNKSVTAMNIAPVDELHAFDIDNFEKEQFKNVIETSQELQLEVTTLFKASTDIENDLTNISNKGNYDLLLIMLGKSMYEGSLLGRLLGFTTKIINPEKLLNTVKGKSNIFNNSPFDDSTLQILDNTNIPVGVLVDRDFNSADRVFIPIFNLSDFYLLEYAKRLINNNNSQSIILDVAGQIRNNIEVKELIRSIEQVAPNHITLYNEKQIEKEFLQSQDLMLISKKSWRGLIDSKSLWLSDIPSTLIISNP; encoded by the coding sequence ATGGGGAAATATAGAAATATTATTTTTTATGTAGCAACGATTATCTTTTTCTCAGCATTGATGTATTGGTTTTTTGTGGAAGGAAAAACCCTTGAAATAGGAGAAAATATTCCACCAAGCAAGATTACCGGAAATACAATGTGGGAAAATTTCACCGATTCTTTTTTATCTAATCTGCATCATCCTTTAGCACTTTTACTGGCACAGATTGTTACCATTATTTTGGTTGCAAAATTATTTGGCTGGATTTGTGTGAAACTGAAACAGCCTTCCGTGATCGGAGAAATGATTGCCGGAATTGTTTTAGGACCTTCACTTTTTGGATTATATTTTCCTGAACTTTCAGCATTTATTTTTCCGAAAGAATCATTAGGAAACTTACAATTTTTAAGTCAGATCGGTTTGATCCTCTTCATGTATATTGTAGGAATGGAGCTTGATTTAAGCGTTTTAAGAAAAAAAGCGCACGATGCAGTTGTGATCAGTCACGCAAGCATCATCATTCCTTTTGCTTTGGGAGTTGGGTTGTCTTATTTTATTTATAAAGAATTTGCTCCGGAAGGAATTCAGTTCAGTTCCTTTGCCTTATTTATAGCGATTGCAATGAGTATTACCGCATTTCCGGTTCTCGCCAGAATTGTACAGGAAAGAAATTTACATAAAACAAAAATAGGAACCGTAGTTATTACCTGTGCTGCAGCCGATGATATTACGGCTTGGTGTATTTTAGCGGCCGTAATTGCAGTGGTAAAAGCAGGATCTTTTTCGGGATCAATTTTCGTGATTATCATGGCGATTGTTTATGTTTTCATCATGATTAAAGCGGTAAGACCATTCTTACACAGAATTGCAGAATCTCAGAAAGGAAAAGGTTTTATCAGTAAAGCTTTGGTTGCCGTATTTTTCTTAATTCTTATTATTTCGTCGTACGCAACAGAAGTTATCGGGATTCATGCATTATTCGGCGCATTTATGGCAGGTGCAATTATGCCTGAAAATGTAAAATTCAGAAACTTATTCATCGAAAAAATAGAGGATGTTGCCTTGGTATTATTGCTTCCGCTTTTCTTTGTATTTACAGGTTTAAGAACACAAGTCGGATTATTAAATGATCCACACCTTTGGAAAATAGGCGGATTTATTATTCTTACAGCCGTTATCGGAAAATTTGTAGGAAGTGCATTAACCGCTAAATTTTTAAAACTAAGCTGGAAAGATAGCCTCACCATTGGTGCATTGATGAATACAAGAGGTTTAACCGAACTTATCGTTTTGAATATCGGTTACGATCTTGGAGTTTTAGGCCCCGAATTATTTACGATGTTGGTCATCATGGCGTTATTCACCACCTTTATGACCGGACCTTGTCTGGATATTATTAATTATTTCTTTAAAGGCAAAAAATCGTCACTTGAAGAAGAGGAACATGATGAAAACGATTCAAAATATAGAGTTCTTTTATCCTTTGAAACTCCTGAATCTGGAAGTACATTACTGAAACTTGCCGATAATCTTACGCATAAAATGAATGGTAATAAAAGCGTAACTGCAATGAATATCGCTCCTGTTGATGAATTGCATGCTTTTGATATCGATAATTTTGAGAAAGAACAGTTTAAAAACGTGATCGAAACTTCGCAGGAACTTCAGCTTGAAGTTACTACCCTTTTCAAAGCTTCCACAGATATTGAAAATGATCTGACGAATATTTCGAACAAAGGAAATTATGATCTTCTTTTGATTATGCTCGGAAAATCAATGTACGAAGGAAGTTTACTCGGAAGACTTTTAGGTTTCACCACAAAAATCATTAATCCTGAAAAATTATTGAACACCGTAAAAGGGAAAAGTAACATTTTCAACAATTCGCCATTCGACGATTCTACTTTGCAGATTTTAGATAACACCAATATTCCTGTCGGAGTTTTGGTAGACAGAGACTTTAATTCGGCAGACAGAGTATTCATTCCTATCTTTAATTTAAGTGATTTTTATTTGCTTGAATATGCAAAAAGACTGATCAACAACAACAATTCACAGAGTATTATCTTAGATGTTGCTGGACAGATCAGAAATAATATAGAAGTGAAAGAACTCATCAGAAGCATCGAACAGGTTGCACCCAACCACATCACTTTATATAACGAAAAACAGATTGAAAAGGAGTTTTTACAGTCTCAGGATTTAATGCTGATCAGCAAAAAAAGCTGGAGAGGTTTGATAGATTCCAAAAGTCTTTGGTTGTCGGATATTCCTTCAACACTGATTATTTCAAATCCTTAA
- a CDS encoding ATP-dependent Clp protease ATP-binding subunit — protein sequence MRVLVTNETVKQLFHIAQSIARENYNATYSGPHILQALMHKDIGLNEFLKTIDKDPGYFYEWADVRIEDYPKTTHLPAEVGEGEFVDQILEEADDIRLKLGLDEITPICILTAIVKPQVAFTLQQLKSLPLREHEIFNLYRKDTPFATSENGDISSLFGGSSDFSDSSFPSIKSYCVDRTAQARNGDIENIIGRDKELRMLVEILCRRSKPNVIIVGEPGVGKTALVEGFATEIIKGNVPEMLKNATLLELDTGALLAGTSYKGEIEDRLKKVINECKKIEKAVLFIDEIHTLLDPKGSIGNIGNILKPELARGEITVIGATTQEEYRKIIEPEQAFNRRFEVLTVLEPDEKTCVKMIDVLLDGYKKHHGIEVEKTAIPECVRLAKRYAKGKKLPDAAIDLLDRTMAAIKMLDELSEKELESWKEIYENILKEEYFDDKDKADELIWNYNLLRDKISPILWGSLSEQPQIDNSMPVESIQKIIEETYAELLQHAAKKREKVDRLELAAVMAAKTNIPIGKIQAQEKEKLLNMEGLLMNRVVGQDHALKILSDAIVENRSGLNKPGQPIGSFFLLGPTGTGKTELAKSMAELLFNDEKAMVRFDMSEFKEEHSAALLYGAPPGYVGYEEGGMLVNKIRQQPYTVVLFDEIEKAHHSVFDVFLQIMDEGKVHDKLGKEGDFSNALILFTSNIGSEEIVKQFEEGKVPESNSLMQIMSNSGRFRPEFLARITEIIPFAPITESIAERIFNIQLKSLHTSLTRLGMSLKISDEAVKNLALNGFSSKYGARQISGVIRSQLARPISKMIVREEVKSGQNLSVDWNAEEEKISWKVD from the coding sequence ATGAGAGTACTTGTTACCAACGAGACAGTAAAGCAGCTGTTTCATATTGCACAGTCAATTGCCAGAGAAAATTACAACGCTACTTACAGCGGCCCACATATTCTGCAGGCTTTAATGCATAAAGATATCGGCTTAAATGAGTTTCTGAAAACCATAGATAAAGATCCGGGATATTTTTACGAATGGGCAGATGTCCGAATTGAAGATTATCCGAAAACTACTCATCTTCCGGCTGAAGTTGGTGAAGGAGAGTTTGTAGATCAGATCCTGGAAGAAGCAGATGACATTCGTTTAAAGCTTGGCTTAGATGAGATCACTCCGATCTGTATTCTTACGGCAATTGTAAAACCACAGGTTGCTTTTACACTACAACAATTGAAGTCACTTCCTTTAAGAGAGCACGAAATTTTCAATTTATACCGAAAAGATACTCCTTTTGCAACTTCAGAAAACGGCGATATTTCTTCTTTGTTTGGAGGTTCTTCAGACTTTTCAGATTCTTCTTTTCCATCCATTAAAAGCTATTGTGTAGACCGAACTGCACAGGCGAGAAACGGTGACATAGAAAATATTATAGGTAGGGATAAAGAGCTTAGAATGTTGGTGGAAATTCTTTGCCGAAGAAGCAAACCCAATGTAATTATCGTAGGTGAACCGGGAGTTGGAAAAACTGCTTTGGTAGAAGGTTTTGCAACAGAAATCATCAAAGGAAATGTTCCCGAAATGCTTAAAAATGCTACTTTATTAGAACTCGATACGGGAGCTTTATTGGCAGGAACTTCTTATAAAGGTGAAATTGAAGACCGTCTGAAAAAAGTAATCAACGAATGCAAAAAGATTGAAAAAGCAGTTTTATTTATTGATGAAATTCACACACTTTTAGATCCAAAAGGGAGCATCGGAAATATCGGGAATATCCTTAAACCTGAATTGGCAAGAGGTGAAATTACCGTAATCGGAGCGACTACTCAGGAAGAATACAGAAAAATTATTGAACCAGAACAGGCTTTTAACCGCCGTTTTGAAGTTTTAACTGTACTTGAACCAGATGAAAAAACATGTGTGAAAATGATTGATGTTTTATTGGACGGTTATAAAAAACACCACGGAATTGAAGTTGAAAAAACAGCAATTCCAGAATGTGTACGTTTGGCAAAACGTTATGCAAAAGGTAAAAAACTTCCCGATGCAGCGATTGACCTTTTAGACCGAACAATGGCTGCAATAAAAATGCTTGACGAACTTTCTGAAAAAGAATTGGAAAGCTGGAAAGAAATCTATGAAAATATTTTAAAAGAAGAATATTTTGATGATAAAGATAAAGCCGATGAATTAATCTGGAATTACAATTTATTGCGAGATAAAATAAGTCCGATTTTATGGGGATCTTTAAGTGAACAACCGCAAATCGATAATTCGATGCCGGTAGAATCAATTCAAAAAATAATAGAAGAAACCTATGCTGAACTTTTACAGCATGCGGCAAAAAAACGAGAAAAAGTTGACCGTCTTGAATTAGCGGCGGTAATGGCAGCAAAAACCAATATTCCGATAGGTAAAATTCAGGCTCAGGAAAAAGAGAAATTGCTGAATATGGAAGGTCTTCTGATGAATAGAGTTGTTGGTCAGGATCACGCTTTGAAAATACTTTCAGATGCTATTGTTGAAAACCGAAGCGGTTTAAATAAACCGGGACAACCTATTGGATCATTTTTCCTTTTGGGACCAACCGGAACCGGAAAAACAGAATTGGCAAAATCGATGGCAGAATTGCTTTTTAACGATGAAAAAGCAATGGTACGTTTCGATATGTCAGAATTTAAAGAAGAACATTCAGCAGCCCTTTTATACGGTGCGCCTCCTGGTTATGTTGGCTACGAAGAAGGTGGAATGTTGGTGAATAAAATCAGACAACAACCTTATACTGTGGTTTTGTTTGATGAAATTGAAAAAGCGCATCACTCAGTTTTTGATGTGTTTTTACAGATCATGGATGAAGGAAAAGTTCATGATAAACTTGGAAAAGAAGGAGATTTCAGTAATGCTTTAATCCTGTTTACTTCAAATATCGGAAGCGAAGAAATTGTAAAACAGTTTGAAGAAGGAAAAGTTCCTGAATCAAATTCATTAATGCAGATTATGTCGAATTCCGGAAGATTCAGACCCGAATTTTTGGCGAGAATTACAGAAATTATTCCGTTTGCACCGATTACAGAATCGATTGCTGAAAGAATTTTTAATATTCAGTTAAAATCGCTTCATACTTCATTAACAAGATTGGGAATGAGTTTAAAAATTAGTGATGAAGCTGTGAAAAATTTAGCATTAAACGGATTCAGCAGTAAATACGGAGCCAGACAAATTTCGGGAGTGATCAGATCGCAATTGGCAAGACCAATCTCGAAAATGATTGTAAGAGAAGAAGTAAAATCCGGACAAAACCTTTCAGTAGACTGGAACGCTGAAGAAGAAAAAATCAGCTGGAAAGTAGATTGA